TTGTGAAGGGCACGGGCACGATCTTCTTGGGCGGGCCGCCGCTGGTGAAGGCCGCGACGGGCGAAGAGGTAACCGCCGAGGAGCTGGGCGGCGCCGATGCGCACTGCCGGATCAGCGGCGTGGCGGACTACTTTGCCGAGGACGACGAGCACGCCATAGAGATTGTGAGAGGGATAGTGGAAACGCTCGAATCGGCTCAGATCGATCCGCCTTACGCGCCCGAGGAGCCTGCTTACGATCCGAAGGAACTCTACGGCATCATCCCCGCCGACGCAAGAAAGAGTTTTGACGCGCGAGAGATCATTGCCCGCATTGTGGACGGAAGCCGCTTCTTGGAGTTCAAAGCGCTCTTTGGCACGACGCTGGTCTGCGGTTTTGCGCGCATCTACGGCTATCCGGTCGGGATCGTCGCCAACAACGGCATTCTTTTCTCCGAAAGCGCGCAGAAAGGGGCTCATTTTATCCAGCTTTGTTGTCAGCAACGAACGCCGCTCGTCTTTCTGCAGAACATCACGGGCTTTATGGTGGGTAAGAAGTACGAGAACGAGGGGATTGCCAAGCACGGCGCCAAGCTGGTAACCGCGGTCGCCTCGGCCAACGTACCCAAGTTCACGGTAATTATTGGCGGATCGTACGGAGCGGGCAACTACGCGATGTGCGGACGGGCCTATCAGCCCCGGCAGCTCTGGATGTGGCCGAACGCGCGCATCTCCGTGATGGGCGGCGAGCAGGCTGCCAACGTGCTACTGACGGTAAAGATGGAGCAGCTGGCCGCCAAGGGTCAGACGATGTCTGCCGAGGAGCAGGCAGAGTTCAAGCGGCCGACATTGGAGAAGTATGAAGAGGAGAGCAGCGCGCTGTACAGTTCGGCGCGTCTGTGGGACGACGGAGTGATCGACCCCGTCGATACTCGAATGACGCTGGCATTGGGGATTTCGGCGGCGCAGGCGACCAATGATTTGGACACCTCCTTTGGCGTGTTTCGGATGTGAGATTCGTACTCAAAATTGTGCTACATTTGC
Above is a window of Armatimonadota bacterium DNA encoding:
- a CDS encoding methylcrotonoyl-CoA carboxylase — translated: MEVIESLIDPSSDEFKQNSAAYDQHLADFRAAVDKAMAGGGTESVAKHKSRGKMTARERIETLVDSNGSFLEIGRLAAHGMYDGAAASAGVVAGIGQVQGRLCMILANDATVKGGTYYPITVKKHLRAQEIALENCLPCIYLVDSGGAFLPMQAEVFPDRDHFGRIFYNQARMSALGIPQIASVMGSCTAGGAYVPAMSDHAVIVKGTGTIFLGGPPLVKAATGEEVTAEELGGADAHCRISGVADYFAEDDEHAIEIVRGIVETLESAQIDPPYAPEEPAYDPKELYGIIPADARKSFDAREIIARIVDGSRFLEFKALFGTTLVCGFARIYGYPVGIVANNGILFSESAQKGAHFIQLCCQQRTPLVFLQNITGFMVGKKYENEGIAKHGAKLVTAVASANVPKFTVIIGGSYGAGNYAMCGRAYQPRQLWMWPNARISVMGGEQAANVLLTVKMEQLAAKGQTMSAEEQAEFKRPTLEKYEEESSALYSSARLWDDGVIDPVDTRMTLALGISAAQATNDLDTSFGVFRM